From a region of the Cucumis sativus cultivar 9930 chromosome 6, Cucumber_9930_V3, whole genome shotgun sequence genome:
- the LOC101209927 gene encoding RGG repeats nuclear RNA binding protein A, whose product MTTLNPFDLLGDDDAEDPSQLIAAKVAAVATAPLSKKAPAQTKPLPSGAQLNKPASLPSKPLPPAQAVRESRNEGSRGGRGSGRGGGRGYGYGRGREGGGFNRDSTNNENINAPEDGVGGKTSERRGYGGPRGRGGRRGGFNDGEGAEGERPRRAFERHSGTGRGNEFKREGSGRGNWGRSTDEFAEVAGETVNETEKNVGDEKPIQEDDTSGVNTENPAKEPQETEPEDKEMTLEEYEKLLEDKRKALLALKTEERKVDPKEFASMQQLSSKKDNNDIFIKLGSEKDKRKEMADKEERTKKSLSINEFLRPADGERHYAPGGRGRGRGRGSRGGYSGSPMSNVAAPSIGDPGQFPTLGAK is encoded by the exons ATGACCACCCTTAATCCTTTTGATTTGTTGGGGGATGATGATGCTGAGGACCCCTCTCAGCTAATTGCGGCTAAGGTGGCGGCGGTGGCCACGGCGCCGCTGTCTAAGAAAGCCCCTGCTCAGACCAAACCCCTTCCTTCTGGGGCCCAACTGAATAAGCCTGCTAGTCTTCCTTCCAAGCCTCTTCCACCTGCTCAGGCTG TAAGAGAATCAAGGAATGAAGGCAGTCGTGGAGGTCGTGGCAGTGGACGAGGTGGAGGACGGGGATATGGGTATGGGCGAGGTCGCGAGGGTGGTGGGTTTAATCGAGACTCTACCAATAATGAGAACATTAATGCACCTGAAGATGGAGTGGGTGGTAAGACATCTGAAAGACGTGGATATGGTGGGCCTCGTGGTCGTGGTGGCCGTCGAGGTGGTTTCAATGATGGAGAAGGTGCTGAAGGGGAACGCCCTCGTAGAGCATTTGAACGCCACAGTGGAACTGGTCGTGG AAATGAATTTAAACGAGAAGGGTCTGGTCGTGGAAATTGGGGAAGGTCAACCGACGAATTTGCTGA GGTAGCAGGGGAAACCGTTAATGAAACTGAAAAGAATGTGGGTGACGAAAAGCCTATTCAAGAGGATGATACATCAGGTGTGAACACGGAGAACCCTGCTAAAGAACCACAGGAAACCGAACCAGAAGACAAG GAAATGACTCTGGAGGAGTATGAAAAGTTGCTTGAGGATAAAAGGAAGGCCCTTCTAGCTCTAAAAACTGAGGAGAGGAAGGTGGATCCTAAAGAATTTGCATCCATGCAACAACTTTCAAGCAAGAAGGACAACAATgacatatttattaaattg GGATCTGAAAAGGATAAGCGAAAAGAAATGGCAGATAAAGAGGAGAGAACTAAGAAG TCTTTGAGTATCAACGAGTTTTTGAGGCCTGCGGACGGAGAGCGTCACTACGCCCCTGGTGGCCGAGGAAGGGGTCGTGGACGTGGTTCAAGGGGAGGATACAGTGGCAGCCCGATGAGCAATGTTGCAGCCCCATCCATTGGAGACCCTGGGCAGTTCCCAACCTTAGGTGCGAAGTAA